Within the Arachis duranensis cultivar V14167 chromosome 10, aradu.V14167.gnm2.J7QH, whole genome shotgun sequence genome, the region GCGGTTTCCGTTAAGTATGTGTGAAAGGGGTTGCCTATATAAATTGTGGAGGGGCCAAATGTGGAGGAAGAGTGTTATTCACAAATGAAAGGGGAGGATAGTTTTGTAGCTCTGGTCCACTGCTCTGGAAAAATTCAAAAGAGCAAAAGGCATGGTGTGAAATTCACAGATAGAGAACTACTTAGTATTTTTATCCGATCTTCGAGTATGTTGGCATAGATTAAGCTCAGCATATTACGGAAGCTCAGTGCGTATGGGACGAAGTGAGTAAAAAAGTTGTTTTACAAGATTTCTATTGCCGTTGTGTCAGCTGGTGTGAGATATGAAACCTTTGTGATAAGGTCGGATGAAGACCTGCAGGTCTTGTTTCACTGCAGGCGTAGTTTTTCGGAGGTGAGGATACCTGAGCTGTTTGCGAAGTTGAAAGATGGTGTCGACAGCTCTGGGGCATCGGCACCGAATCCTCAATCGACCACGGTCGGTGGTGCCTCGACATCGATGCCTGTGGTAGCAGCTGCAGTTCTGATTCCTGAGCCCAAACGTGCTGGGGCTGTTCATACTAGTGTGCCTCCTGTTGTGCCTGATTTTGAATTTGAGGCCGGACCGGATCGAGTTGAGAATGCGTTGCGTGACGATGATTCGGATGAGGAGCCGGTCGATATTGGTAGGGACAGTGATGATGATATTCCAAGAGGTACATGTACAGCACATGGAGGTTCTGGTTCTAGAACACAAGAGTACCCTCTGCACCTGTCGTCCTTGAACTTGGAAGCCATCGGCCAACACCAGAATGTAGAAGCAACCTTCGTGGGACAGGGTATGCATGATGCGAATCCTTTGACGGAATTCCAGATTGACCAATCGTTCCAGAGTAAGGAGGAAGCCGTGCTGAGTGTAAAAGATTACAGCATTCGGCGTGGAGTTGAGTATAGAGTTATGGAGTCGGACAATCTGAAATACCAAGGGAGATGCAAGGAGTTTGGTAACAGGTGCACGTGGTTGATTCGTATAGTCATGCGAAAGAGGAAGAGCACATGGGAAGTTAGGAGGTACAACGTGTATGGCCACATCGATATCGAGCAACCACAAGTAGCTTGATTATCATGTCATATGTGCGAGGATCTTTCCATTGGTTCAAGCTGATGCGTCGGTGTCGATTAAGGTGCTGCAAGAGGCAACGGAGGTGACATACGGTTTCAGGCCCAGTTATCAGAAGGTGTGGTTGGCGAAGCAGAAGGCAGTAGCACAGATCTATGGCGACTGGGAGGAGTCATATAGGGATCTGCCCTGCTGGATCCTTGGGATCAAACCCACCATGGATGGTTCCGTTGCTTTGCTGAACCTAAACCTCTCGTGGAACCATGTAAAGTATATCGTCATCTGCTTGACCTTATTCGGTGGTGGCAGCTCACTGAATAGGTCCTGAAACCACTTCCAAAACTGGTCGGCCACCCTAAATAAATTTCTCAAACTCACAAAAGCAACTACTCACAGGCTCCCCATCGACGGGCAACCCTAGCTGAAAGGCCACGTCTTGCAATGTCACTGTGCACTCCCCGAAAGGCATGTGAAATGTGTGCCTCCAGGACGCCACCTCTCAACAAATGTACTAACCAATGGCTCATCCAACCAGAATTAGTGGCTATTTAGCCTGGCCAATTGGTACAATCCTACCCTCTCTAAATACGGGATGATCTGCTCATGCATGGGCATATTT harbors:
- the LOC110276497 gene encoding uncharacterized protein LOC110276497, with translation METATGSSGLQKHRNRCSGVRYETFVIRSDEDLQVLFHCRRSFSEVRIPELFAKLKDGVDSSGASAPNPQSTTVGGASTSMPVVAAAVLIPEPKRAGAVHTSVPPVVPDFEFEAGPDRVENALRDDDSDEEPVDIGRDSDDDIPRGTCTAHGGSGSRTQEYPLHLSSLNLEAIGQHQNVEATFVGQGMHDANPLTEFQIDQSFQSKEEAVLSVKDYSIRRGVEYRVMESDNLKYQGRCKEFGNRCTWLIRIVMRKRKSTWEVRRYNVYGHIDIEQPQVLQEATEVTYGFRPSYQKVWLAKQKAVAQIYGDWEESYRDLPCWILGIKPTMDGSVALLNLNLSWNHVKYIVICLTLFGGGSSLNRS